One window from the genome of Chaetodon trifascialis isolate fChaTrf1 chromosome 20, fChaTrf1.hap1, whole genome shotgun sequence encodes:
- the sigmar1 gene encoding sigma non-opioid intracellular receptor 1 — MSVVRASVKLFVFAAVTVLVVLLLRQWIATKQYVFNKEDVAKLAKQYAGQDHEQAFSKVVVELRKRYPGHILPDEDLQWVFVNAGGWMGSMCLLHASLTEYLLLFGTAVDTGGHSGRYWAEISDTIISGTFRQWKEGTTKSEIYYPGDTIVHSVGEATSVQWSAGTWMVEYGQGFIPSTLGFALADTLFSTQDFFTMFYTMRVYVKGLLLEAGTFLTEAGVF, encoded by the exons ATGTCTGTAGTCAGAGCGAGTGTAAAACTGTTCGTGTTCGCCGCAGTCACCGTCCTGgtcgtgctgctgctgcggcaGTGGATAGCCACCAAGCAGTACGTTTTCAACAAAGAAGACGTCGCCAAATTGGCCAAACAGTACGCAG GACAGGACCATGAGCAGGCCTTCTCCAAAGTGGTTGTGGAGCTCAGGAAGAG GTATCCTGGCCACATCCTGCCAGACGAGGACCTGCAGTGGGTGTTTGTGAACGCCGGAGGTTGGATGGGCTCCATGTGCCTCCTCCATGCCTCGCTCACAGAGTACCTGCTGCTGTTCGGTACTGCTGTGGATACAGGAGGACACTCAG GTCGTTACTGGGCTGAGATTTCTGACACCATCATATCTGGCACTTTCAGGCAGTGGAAGGAGGGGACGACGAAGAGTGAAATATACTACCCTG GTGACACCATCGTACACAGCGTAGGCGAGGCCACATCAGTCCAGTGGAGTGCCGGGACGTGGATGGTGGAGTACGGCCAGGGTTTCATCCCCTCCACTCTGGGATTCGCTCTGGCCGACACCCTGTTCAGCACTCAAGACTTCTTCACGATGTTCTACACCATGCGTGTCTACGTTAAGGGTCTGCTGCTCGAGGCTGGCACATTTCTTACAGAGGCCGGGGTGTTCTGA